The nucleotide sequence CACATCGGAGTACGCAGTGACGCCAGGCGGGCGGCATCAAAGCGGCCATTTTAGCCCAGGAGCGCCCGCAGGGTGTTTTCAATTGGCGGTAATCCGACGGGTCCGGCCGCGCATCGGCACTTCGACGAGGCGCCATTCGATCCAGGGCCTTGCATCAAACCAGATTGGCGCCCGGTCCAGAGGGTGTGTGATCGCCAGGGCGGCACTGTACCCGCCCGCGAGACGATAACTGCAGAACGACCACGCCGCAGGGCATGTTTCGCACACCGGAGCGACATCGAAGAGCAGCCTTCCGCAGCCAGCATCCTGATCGAACCAGAACCCGTCGAGAGGCAACCTCAGACCGAGTCCACGCGCCTTGACAAAACTCTCCTTCAAGGACCACAGATCGTAGAATTGTCGCACCAGCGAGGACCCGCGCAAACCAGCCAGCGTCAATGCCTCCGAGGGCGCGAAATTGCGCTGTGCGAGCGCATGAAAACGGCGCGACTCACGATGTTGCTCGATATCCACACCGATTTCGCATGGCGCCATGGATAGTGCCAGCAGTGCGACCGATCCGGAATGGGAAAGATTGAACAGAGGAGCGCGCTGCCCCCGAGGGCCCGCAACGAAAGGCTTTCCGTCCGCGTTGGTGATGAACCGCCAGGCCTCGGGGGCAACCGGCGCGTATTGCGACAGAACCAGAC is from Gammaproteobacteria bacterium and encodes:
- a CDS encoding 4'-phosphopantetheinyl transferase superfamily protein; amino-acid sequence: MSSAPENAWSAAPPRLQDGDVHIWRCELDTDTDPALLRRFAALLDENEQRRHRRFIHARDRHRFLSSHAFLRLVLSQYAPVAPEAWRFITNADGKPFVAGPRGQRAPLFNLSHSGSVALLALSMAPCEIGVDIEQHRESRRFHALAQRNFAPSEALTLAGLRGSSLVRQFYDLWSLKESFVKARGLGLRLPLDGFWFDQDAGCGRLLFDVAPVCETCPAAWSFCSYRLAGGYSAALAITHPLDRAPIWFDARPWIEWRLVEVPMRGRTRRITAN